tttccaaaacgtctcgcttggcgcgctgttcaaagtccaaacgcgtacgtcacgtaacgctatcgaatgaaatttacactaggcgTTCTGGTGTTTGCAGTCAGCAAGTTTTTTCACTCGAGTTTGTAGTCCTTAGCGAAGTCCATGATACTCTTAAACCCGCGCACTGCCATGTCTTTGATCTTCACCAGTTGCGCGATGAGCGGATAGGCGAAGGGCCGGTCCTCGGCCCTGCTGGTGAAACAGTCCCAAGTCTCCGGCTTAAGCAGCGAAGCCCGTACTAGACGACTGCCCTGAAAAAAAGGCATTAAATAACTATAAACAGGCTATTCTGATTATTAGTATTATTCTAAAAAGAAGAGAATTATCTTACACATACTTTGAGTACTAGGCGACAAGAAATATACTTAGATACATACATCCATAACTCGGAAAcaaatattcgtgataaacgcacaaataaatatcctgaccgggattcgaacccgagaCCTCCTGCTTATATGcaaggtcactaccgactaggctaaaATGACGTAAAAAAAGGCGGGATGCGTCTCCATAACATATTTTCAGAGAGAATAGTAAGTAAGATAAACGTTTCAATTTAGTATTTAATTATACACAAATGACTATACGTAAGTAACTATCAatcaattttcttttaaaaaaaaaaaagatatttcaacagggcattttttttattaattttaatttatttaatcaaTACAAAATACACAGCAATATTcattagatatattttttcgccaaactgcatgacagtttgttggcgaaagGGGATTGGTTGGGTTGGGGTTGAGGatttaaaattaggtataagCGATTTCTTTTACACAACATGTGCCAAGCTTTCTGCCAATTTTTACTATTTATAAATAGTTGTTACTACTCGAGCAGTATAAACAGATATAAATTATATTGAGTCATAATAACATCTCATAGTAATAACTTCGAGCTTTAACCTGCCGAAATGTGAGATTTCCGGAATAGACCCTTTTTAATATTCGTTAATTACGACCATATTAGTAGTCTCACATCTCATGACGTGTATTCTATTATTCCAAATGGCTTACAAATTTCATGTAATTAAAACGAATTAAATAACGGCAGGTACCAACCTCTGTCACAGTCGCAACGAGCGCGATGACCACCACCAGCTTCACAAAGGGATGCCTTCCTAAGTTCATTCTCAAAGTAAAACTTGGCaatcaaataaaacaaaagactACCGGCATAACAACTCCGCGTTATCCACTGCATCGTCGACAAATCTACTACACATTTAACGAGGACCACTTGGAAAGGAGACACGTAAAGTCGATAAGACACAGGAGATATAAATGTAATGATTTGTAATGATTCTGTCAGTTGTGTAATTGACCTTGTGTGAGTACATGAAGTGGGTCGCGTAAGAACAGCCTCCGATTTGCTGACGATGCGTCGAGATGTGAAAACGTGCCGTCCCTCAGACTAACATGAGCCGAGTGTAGGTTTGGAAATGTATCGAATAGCGGTTGTTATTGCTTTATTGGAGGTTAATAtatgttttgtttatttatcgAAGTGTAGGTAGAAAATAGCGAACTGCTTTGTCGACATTTTGCGAATACCGTTTGTGACAAATAATATTTAGTTGCAGTAGTTATAATACGTGTTGTTGGGTGTTTCAGGTGGTAGGCGGAGCGCCGTCGCCTCTACGGGTTACCATTAATTGTGGATTACATGAAAGTGTAAGTAAAACACAAAcatgttattatttaaaactaaaataaataaatactgaacGAAATCGAATCTAGGAAAAAGACTTACCGACATACCgttattaattacatttatatCCCGTTTTGATGAAAGTAATTTGTACTGACGttaaaaagaaaacttacttTATGAAAAGTTATCGCTTACTTAACTATACTAGGTTTTTTTCTCCTCAGAAATATCTAAGCGTACTTACTGATAAagaaataaaaccgggcaagtgcgagtcggactcgcgcacgaagggttccgtaccataatgcaaaaaacggcaaaaaaaaaacggtcacccatccaagtactgacctcgcccgacgttgcttaacttcggtcaaaagtcacgtttgttgtatgagagccccacttaaatctttatttgtgacgttatctatgaaaagggaccttattgtcgatggcgcttacgccattattaacgatgctccgatataaatacaatgccgcgcgacgctgtgcggcgtaagcgccatcgacaataaggtcccttttcatagataatgccccattttattctgtttttagtatttgttgttatagcggccacagaaatacatcatctgtgaaaatttcaactgtctagctatcacggttcgtgagatacaacctggtgacagacggacggacggacggacagacggacggacggacggacagcggagtcttagtaatagggtcccgttttaccctttgggtacggaaccctaaaaaagagtaATAAGTTATTTTCATAATTTCAGGACTCATCGATCCTCCATTCTATCTCAAGAAGTAAATTAGCACAGAACAAGGGGACTTTTGACGTCAACTCATTCTGCGACCTCATCCACAATGCCATCCCAAAGGCAGTACAAGACGGCAGATTCATCGTGGCGGATCAAGATGACATGGACCAAGAAGGATATGGTGATACACAATCGCCCATAGCCATAGCCCCGCCTAAGGGCTACATACCAAAGCTAGGTTTGTCCAGAATCAACAGACCAAAACTAAGAATCCCGGCAATAAAAGTTCCACGACTAGACTTAGCACTTAATAAGCCGATAAAACCACCAGTGTTAGGATCACCGATGATCTTCAAAACATACAGGGATTCTTACGAAGAACCAACGAGCGCCGAAAAGATGGAGCAGTTCAAGAAAGGTGTCCAGAAAATGTTGCATTTCGTGAAAATCCTTGGGCAAGTTGACCAGTATTTGACGGAAAGGACTAAGATCGTAATAGAGAAGCTATCGAAAACATTTGCAGAATAGTttgattttatatatttaatttattaaacactTTTCTATTTTTATACGCTATAATTTcgttgtttgttttatttaccttatttatttatcccAATACTTTCTGTATGAGGCTACTCCCGTAGTACAGAGGAAGATATCCTTTTTTTATGAACACCCTTCAAAGGTAAGTTCTAATTAGGCAgattttcatttatttgttgatttaattttttgtcaTTGTTTTTTGTCTATAGAAAACCTATAAGGTCAAGAGTGTCAAGAGTGGGACAATCTTACGAAACTAAATAGGTACTTTATGTAAAATTGTATGATGTTCTTTACGGAACCCTTGAGATGCGAGTTCCACTCGATTTAGacgattttttagggttccgtacccaaagggtaaaacgggaccctattactaagactccgctgtccgtccgtccgtccgtctgtcaccaggctgtatctcacgaaccgtgatagctagacagttgaaattttcacagatgatgtatttctgttgccgctatgacaacaaatactaaaaacagaataaaataaagatttaagtggggctcccatacaagaaacgtgatttttgaccgaagttaagcaacgtcaggcggggtcagtacttggatgggtgaccgttttttttttgccgttttttgcattatggtacggaacccttcgtgcgcgagtccgactcgcacttgcccggtttttttaataattattatgcatCTTTACCAAATCAATGCcaaaacaattattattattaagtcagTCATTCAGTCAGTcggtatgtaatttttttagtgttttttttttttatttcattgattttattttaacgCAAAACTAGAAAAACAGGCACTATTAAAAGGTAAACACCGACATTTGAATGAAATCGTTCGAGCATATTATAGACATTATCCGTTCCCACTGGACCGGAATTGAAAAAAGAGTTTCAATTTTTTTACTCAATGATGAAACTCTTCCACAGTCCAGTGTTATCAGTGGGGGGTAAAACTAGTTAAgtaaaatgaattaaataacTTTCACAGCTACCGTTAATTACTTATTAACATACAATTCACCGAACATTCATTATTTGCACTCTGACCCATATACGGATCTCATTAtaaatttcgatataaaaaacaataCGGAGCGTAGTTGCGCTTTAGAGTTCGTTCACAGCATTTCCTGGAAACGATCACCTCTGTTCGGtaagttttttattaattatttaatgcaACTTCAAAGGAATTTGTGGATTTCATTCCTGTagattttttcaagttggtacCTACAACACTACATAgttactacattgaaaaacaccgattgagaacagaactcgaccacacacattgctaatttttgacaggaagtaccgtttggaaaattttgatattttggcaagtagtaggccaatgtctggcctacaactagaaaaaaaaaatttgaggtgtcactacttcaccacgacataaaaaaatgttttatttttgttttacttttttttcctttttagggttccgtatccaaagggtaaaacgggaccctattactaagacttcgctgtccgtccgtccgtccgtccgtccgtccgtctgtcaccaggctgtatctcacgaaccgtgatagctagacagttgaaattttcacagatgatgtatttctgttgtcgctataacaacaaatactaaaaacagaataaaataaagatttaaatggggctcccatacaacaaacgtgatttttgaccaaagttaagcaacgtcgggagtggtcagtacttggatgggtgaccgttttttttttgctttttttttcgttttctttttttgcattatggtacggaacccttcgtgcgcgagtccgactcgcacttgcccggttttttttatataacaactggtattcgttttttgagtatcgatgcatacctaaataaagaacactatttaaaaaaat
The window above is part of the Cydia splendana chromosome 19, ilCydSple1.2, whole genome shotgun sequence genome. Proteins encoded here:
- the LOC134800094 gene encoding uncharacterized protein LOC134800094 — its product is MYRIAVVIALLEVVGGAPSPLRVTINCGLHESDSSILHSISRSKLAQNKGTFDVNSFCDLIHNAIPKAVQDGRFIVADQDDMDQEGYGDTQSPIAIAPPKGYIPKLGLSRINRPKLRIPAIKVPRLDLALNKPIKPPVLGSPMIFKTYRDSYEEPTSAEKMEQFKKGVQKMLHFVKILGQVDQYLTERTKIVIEKLSKTFAE